In Paenibacillus sp. J23TS9, a single genomic region encodes these proteins:
- a CDS encoding HAMP domain-containing sensor histidine kinase, with the protein MKQTRSLFRRFLKGHFLFIFFPPILLIFMSAFIGFSNNGVQLNTLNLFYVTLLLFGFIIVAFVVISWLFFLRLRNRLTSLQEVMSFSANHHSFPKPISVQTDRMDEIDQLGSSFNWMIQQLEDSRKREYEEELLRHRLIANLSHDLRTPLTILRGHITRLKQESMSLKGQDSLAEMNHTITRVGDLMNDLLSYTLLTSGKHPFHPTSTDIVRLVRASVAEWYPAFEEKEIQLDVDLPTEKTFYWEADPKWMTRVLDNLFQNILRHAAEGKYTNIVVDVEKELVIVADRGPGMDNSSYEGGSGIGLSTSNYMLKKMKLKADFTSNENGTRVAIGSA; encoded by the coding sequence ATGAAACAGACAAGATCATTATTTCGTCGTTTTCTAAAAGGACATTTTCTGTTTATCTTTTTTCCTCCAATTTTGCTAATTTTCATGTCTGCGTTCATTGGGTTTTCTAACAATGGAGTACAACTGAATACGTTAAATCTATTTTACGTTACATTACTTTTGTTTGGTTTTATTATAGTCGCATTTGTTGTAATATCTTGGCTGTTCTTCTTGAGGCTTCGTAATCGTCTCACCAGCTTACAGGAAGTCATGTCATTTTCAGCTAATCATCATTCATTTCCTAAACCAATATCTGTTCAAACGGATCGTATGGATGAAATAGACCAGTTAGGAAGCTCTTTTAATTGGATGATTCAGCAGCTTGAAGACAGTCGCAAGCGAGAATATGAAGAGGAATTATTACGACATCGACTCATCGCGAATTTATCTCACGACTTACGAACGCCACTTACCATTTTGAGAGGACATATCACCAGATTAAAACAAGAATCAATGAGTTTAAAAGGGCAAGACTCATTAGCAGAAATGAACCATACGATTACAAGAGTCGGAGATCTAATGAATGATTTACTTTCCTACACATTGCTTACATCAGGGAAACATCCTTTTCATCCCACTTCAACAGATATTGTACGTTTAGTTAGAGCATCTGTTGCTGAGTGGTATCCAGCATTTGAAGAAAAAGAAATTCAGTTAGATGTTGATTTACCAACAGAGAAGACTTTTTATTGGGAAGCAGATCCTAAATGGATGACACGAGTTCTGGATAATTTATTTCAGAATATTCTTCGCCATGCAGCAGAGGGGAAATATACAAACATTGTGGTTGATGTAGAAAAAGAACTGGTCATTGTTGCAGACAGAGGTCCAGGTATGGATAACTCTTCTTATGAGGGTGGGTCGGGGATTGGTTTATCGACTTCAAATTATATGTTGAAAAAAATGAAGCTGAAAGCTGACTTTACATCAAATGAAAATGGTACAAGAGTAGCTATTGGTAGTGCTTAA
- a CDS encoding response regulator transcription factor: MKRKVLYIEDNEKIGSFLKEELEQRGFSVQWLLSGEGAEKEVHQHEIVILDIMLPGLDGFTVGKRLKKAAPAVPILLLSARTSIDDKVDGLQFADDYLTKPFYTDELVARLEVLIRRSGGTHSERISLGNHIEVDPEVQMVFDNRTGEEIILTGKQHQILMYFLRHPNQVLPKERIYEAIWEEAYITGDKTLMVHIHRLRQKLERDPDSPEIIETLKGIGYRVKL; encoded by the coding sequence TTGAAAAGAAAGGTATTATATATTGAAGATAATGAGAAAATAGGAAGCTTTCTAAAAGAAGAATTGGAACAGCGAGGATTTTCAGTTCAGTGGCTGCTTTCTGGTGAAGGAGCCGAAAAAGAAGTACATCAGCATGAAATCGTTATTTTGGATATCATGTTACCCGGTTTAGACGGATTTACTGTGGGAAAACGATTAAAAAAGGCAGCTCCTGCTGTTCCTATTTTGCTGTTGTCTGCTCGAACATCGATAGATGATAAGGTAGATGGTTTACAATTTGCTGATGACTATTTAACGAAACCATTCTATACGGATGAATTAGTTGCTAGATTAGAAGTATTAATCCGTCGAAGTGGTGGAACACATTCCGAACGCATTTCATTAGGAAATCATATAGAAGTAGATCCAGAAGTCCAAATGGTATTTGACAATCGCACAGGTGAAGAAATTATATTGACAGGGAAACAACATCAAATTTTAATGTATTTCTTACGCCATCCTAATCAAGTTTTACCAAAAGAACGAATTTATGAAGCCATTTGGGAAGAAGCATATATAACAGGTGATAAAACATTAATGGTACATATCCATCGACTGCGTCAAAAGTTGGAACGTGATCCGGATTCTCCAGAGATTATTGAAACGTTGAAGGGAATAGGCTATCGGGTGAAGCTATGA
- a CDS encoding cell wall hydrolase: MTTKKWAVTSILVVLLVIQSFAWKADHAEAAPVLTLGSEDPKVSDLQYRLRVLGLYAGALDGKYGPGMEASVKQFQKEYGAVADGTVGPATWRKLRMYTLSKNDMEIMAKIIYSEARGESYKGQVAVGAVVMNRIQSDEFPDTIQGVVFQKNAFTAVSDGQYGMKPNRTAYRAAIDAVRGWDPTHNSLYYYNPKTATNKWIWTRARTVNIGRHVFAI, encoded by the coding sequence ATGACAACCAAAAAATGGGCAGTTACCTCGATCCTCGTCGTCCTCTTAGTCATTCAAAGCTTCGCATGGAAGGCTGACCATGCTGAAGCGGCTCCCGTCCTTACATTAGGGAGCGAGGATCCCAAAGTTTCTGATTTACAGTACCGGCTGCGAGTGCTTGGTCTCTATGCCGGCGCGCTTGACGGAAAGTACGGCCCCGGTATGGAGGCCAGCGTCAAACAATTCCAGAAGGAGTACGGCGCGGTGGCAGATGGTACAGTCGGTCCCGCGACATGGAGGAAGCTCCGAATGTACACATTAAGCAAAAACGATATGGAGATTATGGCTAAAATAATCTACAGCGAAGCCCGGGGCGAGTCCTATAAAGGACAGGTAGCCGTCGGTGCCGTCGTCATGAACCGGATCCAGTCGGACGAGTTCCCCGACACGATCCAAGGCGTCGTCTTTCAGAAAAATGCATTCACTGCCGTCAGCGACGGCCAGTATGGCATGAAGCCGAACCGAACCGCCTACCGTGCCGCCATTGATGCCGTGCGCGGATGGGACCCGACACATAATTCTCTCTACTACTATAATCCGAAAACGGCAA